TCTTCCCCGAGCGCGAGGTGATCGCGTGAGCGACCCCGAGACCGACGCGAGGGAGGACCCCGACGCTCCGCCCGAGGCCGTCCTCGACGAGCTGTTCGCCACCATCGAGTCGCGGAAGTCGGAGCTCCCCGAGGGGTCGTACACCGCCTCGCTGTTCACCCACGAGAAAGGCGAGAACGCCGTCTTAGAGAAGATCGGCGAGGAGTCGACCGAGGCCATCCTCGCGGCGAAGGACGACGACCTCGACGAGCTCACCGCCGAGAGCGCCGACCTCGTCTACCACCTGCTGGTGCTGCTCGCGATGAAGGACCTCGACCTTGACGACCTCCGCGGCGAGCTCCGCGAGCGGTTCTGACCGCCTCCCGTTCGCCGCCTACCGCTCCCGCTCGAGCTCCCGGTCGATGTCGTCGAGCTCCTCCGTCTGCAGCTCGCTTTCGATCCGGCGCTCGAACTCCTCTTCGCCGATCTGTCCCTCGACGTACTGCCGGCGGAGCCGGTCCTGTCGGCCCTCCGGCGCGTCGTCGGTCGTCGACGAGGAGGACCACGACTCGCCGATCGCGTCCGCGTCGACCGAGGCGTCGTCGCTCCCGAAGAACCACGAGCCGGCCCGATAAGCGACGTAGACGACCCCGGCGAGAACCGCGAGCGTGACGATTCCGGAGACCACCGCCCACGCGAGGCTCAGGATCGCCGAGACGACGGAGACGAGGACGCTGACGCCGATCAGGACCGCGAGCGCGACCGCGCCGTAGTAGAGGGCCTTCTTCCCGTCCATACGAGGGATTCACTGGTCCGAGCGCAAATACCTTCGGCCGGGGTCGGTCCGAGACCGTCTCGCCGTCAGAAGACTTATTCTCGGGGGTATTCGTTACATTCGGAAATGGTACCGGAATCTCGAACCCGTCCGAGACGCGTTCCCGTGAGGTCCGACGGGGGCCCGCCGTGACCGAGGAGCCCGGCCGCCGAACCGTCGACCGCCGGACCGTCCTCGGCGCGCTCGCGGGCGCCGGGAGCGCCGCGGTCGCCGGCTGCTCCGGCTCGGAGCCGGACGACGCCGCGACGGGCGACCTGGACTCCGACCGGCTCGACGAGCTCGCGGCCCGGTTCGCGCCGACGCTGTACTTCGATTCCGCGGAGCCGTGGTTCCCCACCGACCCGCGGCCGTACGCGACCGAGGAGGACGGCGAGACGGTCGTCGACGGCTTCGCGGCGTTCGACGGCTACCACGAGCGGTTCGACGAGGCGGGCGAGCCGCCGGACCCGACGGTGTTCTACAACGGGGTCCGGTACGAGGACTCGCCGCTCGCGGTCGTTCAGTTCTGGTTCTACTCCGCGTTCGATCAGTTCACCGCGAACTTCCACTGGCACGACTGGGAGGTGCTCCACGTCTTCGTCGACCTCGACACCGGCGACCCCCAGCTGTACGTCGCCAGCTCGCACTCGCGGAGCGTCCCGAACAACGAGTTCCTCGACCCGGACCCCGACGTGGTCCCGCGGATCCTCCCCGAGCTCGGCTCGCACTCCAGCACGCTCTCGGTCAACGAGATCCCCGACCGCTTCCAGCGCGTCGGCGAGGAGGGGATCCTCGCGGACATCACGAACACGACGATCGACACCGTCGAAGACCTCCTCGGGATCCCCATCGCGTACGGGCTCCCCCGCGACGAGGGCGCTCGGCTCCCCTTCGTCGTCCCCGAGTACGAGGGCGCGCCGATCTACGAGCATCCCGACCTCCCGTCGGTCACGGAGGAGTCGCTGGTGGACGGCGCGCTGACGGTCCGGTCGCTCGACGCGCTGCGGTCGCCCCCGACCGACCTCCCGCTCCGGGAGACGGGGATCGCCTTCCGCCACGCCGACCGGGAGGACGCGCTCGCTGACGAGACCGTCGACGAGGTGGTCGGCTACGAGCTCGTCGAGAGCGCCGAGCTGGAAGACATCGCGGCGTTCACCGGGCCGCAGCTCAGCTTCGAGTTCGCGGTCCCCGAGGCCGTCGAGGACGCCGTCGCGAGCCACATCACGACCACGGGCGTCCCGTGGGAGCAGCCCCGCTACGAGAGCCCCGCGCTCGACGTCACCGCCGGGAACCACCGCGCCGAGCTCGCCGCCCGGTACGACGCGATCGCCGACGACGAGTCGTTCGGCGCCGAGGCGGCCGGCGCGCTCGACGCGGTCGTCGCCCGTGTCACGCGTGCGACCGAGACCGACGAGGCCCCCGACGGCGAGGGGCTGACGACGACCGACGCGGGCGTCGAGTCGTTCGTCCTGATCGAGAGCGACCCCGAGGCCGTCCCGACGTTCGCCGGCGGGATCGCGGTCGCGAACGGGGTCCCCGAGGGCGACCACCGCCTGACGGTGAACGGCGCCGGGCGGGCACCGCACAGCGAGGAGCTGACGGTCTCGGCCGACGAGCCCGTGACGGCCGCCGGCGTCGACGGCGAGATCCCGCTCGTCGCCAGCGAGGACGCGCGGAAGGTGGAGCTGTCGGACGCGGAGAGCGACGTCGACCTGACGCGGACGGCGATCGAGGACGACTTCGCCGGCCGGATCTACGACTCCGCGATCGACGGGAGCGACGCGGCCTACGTCCACGCCGGCGGCGCGTACACGACCGAGGTCCGCGACGCCGACGACGAGGTCGGCGCCTACCGCGTGAACCCGGCGACCGAGGCGGCCGAGACGGAGGAGCCGATCCGGATCGAGCGCCCGGAGACCGGGGCGGCCCCGCTCGCCGGCTACGTCGCCGACGTGGCCGAGGAGACGCGCGCCGCGGTCGCGGCCGCGGCGGCGGAGAGCGACGGCGGCGACGATGACGACGACGGAAGCGACGACTCGGGCGGCGGCTCCGGCGGTGGCGGTGGTAGCTCCGGCGGCGGCCCGTCGAACGCGGTGAACGGGCTCGAACGCGCCCTCGCGGCCGCCGTCGACGCCGCCGAGCGGGCCGAGGAGCGCGCCCGCGAAGGAGACGGCGAGGGGACGGAGCGCCAGCTGGCGAACGTGCTCGACCGGATCGCGCGGATCGAGGAGCGGCTCGCGGCGGCTCGCGAGGGGCTCCCGCCGGGGCTCGCGAACGCGACCGGGAAGCGCGTCGAGCAGGCGACGCGGCGCGTCGAGCAGGCTCAGAACGCCGGGAAGCTGTAGGCGGCCGGCCGCTTCCTCCGCGTCGCCGGCGCGCCGCCGTTGGACTCTCGCCCACGAGGCGGTGTGCCACGCCGCACCAGTGGATGGAAAGCTATACGACGCCGACCCGACCACGAGTATATAAGCAGATGTCTCAGGAGGGTTACGACCACACCGCGGTCGAAAATCGGTGGCAGGAGGCGTGG
Above is a window of Halorubrum depositum DNA encoding:
- the hisE gene encoding phosphoribosyl-ATP diphosphatase, producing the protein MSDPETDAREDPDAPPEAVLDELFATIESRKSELPEGSYTASLFTHEKGENAVLEKIGEESTEAILAAKDDDLDELTAESADLVYHLLVLLAMKDLDLDDLRGELRERF
- a CDS encoding SHOCT domain-containing protein — its product is MDGKKALYYGAVALAVLIGVSVLVSVVSAILSLAWAVVSGIVTLAVLAGVVYVAYRAGSWFFGSDDASVDADAIGESWSSSSTTDDAPEGRQDRLRRQYVEGQIGEEEFERRIESELQTEELDDIDRELERER